One segment of Acropora muricata isolate sample 2 chromosome 8, ASM3666990v1, whole genome shotgun sequence DNA contains the following:
- the LOC136926426 gene encoding uncharacterized protein has protein sequence MAKILHMIAVSYVGIFVIQSSAQRQICSYYGSDRVPKEAYSLSNCTWFRERSCCTRTEVTSTFLGMPHLETSSSDCHNHLNYLMCYFCSPDQHQWLRQGKVHVCKSFCNDVYKHCKDAKFDGKALSSVYSNGNEFCKAQHFNVLDEDTQACYTFDDSLFAAASLHKGCSFRVILLPVVSLIYHFLWT, from the exons ATGGCGAAAATTTTGCATATGATCGCTGTATCTTATGTGGGCATTTTTGTCATCCAGAGCTCAGCACAACGACAGATTTGTTCATATTACG GCTCTGACAGAGTGCCAAAAGAAGCTTACAGCCTCTCCAACTGTACCTGGTTCAGGGAACGTTCCTGCTGCACACGAACCGAAGTGACATCAACATTCTTGGGAATGCCACATCTTGAAACGTCCAGCAGCGACTGCCATAACCATCTCAATTATTTGATGTGTTATTTCTGTAGTCCTGATCAACACCAGTGGCTTAGGCAAGGGAAGGTCCATGTCTGCAAAAGTTTCTGCAATGACGTGTATAAACACTGCAAAGATGCAAAGTTTGACGGAAAGGCCTTGAGTTCTGTATATTCCAATGGAAATGAGTTTTGCAAAGCCCAGCATTTCAATGTACTTGATGAGGACACTCAAGCCTGTTATACATTTGACGATTCTCTCTTCGCTGCAGCCTCCTTGCACAAAGGGTGCTCATTCAGAGTTATTTTATTGCCTGTTGTCAGCCTGATTTACCACTTTTTGTGGACATGA
- the LOC136926428 gene encoding uncharacterized protein encodes MENISRKVSTLHERADSTDEVFGVERQLQVPHNDCRNSKDTCPGSQDTVALIQVLTALIGNFNSPYRKLNRVGLVLWIFHLTANTIWDGYASRDKYGYPWAAVRGLLWVTCIVCTWLTICRTVPWLEQGLGILEFDRQYKDVLLDMSSPTRKIPSLLALFSITAGSLQYGMMQKDQATHLAIGLEANEAFRVVLHVVRFVSGVYVYFALALFWSIPTCIMLMAGYSMAAFQEITQTRLKNKKSFISLKHAVGSYQERVQFVKESSRACMGVLSLLIVFTVVSLAVNVYVFLFIHRSSYLYIIHALLPLTLAAYPLHTASWVTKQYHWHLVAVVQAWINISDSESDSDSELSDPLVTNNNGHATVLLTTDQNDQRASEANLRANTPGKTTCITVKPWREDRIYKLQNVFSGSARFIGKLRHKKEFRRKFQFEKYIMYLEKVSRREGFSIGVVLITWELVSALFFFLISLIALFIQESIFGKAESTIKI; translated from the exons atggaaaatatttcaagaaaaGTTTCAACTTTGCACGAAAGGGCAGATTCCACCGATGAAGTTTTTGGTGTCGAAAGACAATTGCAAGTGCCCCacaatgattgcagaaattcTAAAGATACTTGTCCTGGTTCCCAGGATACAGTAGCGCTAATTCAAGTTTTGACCGCACTGATTGGAAATTTTAACTCTCCTTATCGCAAGCTTAACCGCGTTGGTTTGGTTCTGTGGATTTTTCACTTGACTGCAAACACTATTTGGGATGGGTACGCATCACGTGACAAGTATGGTTACCCTTGGGCGGCCGTGCGTGGGTTGCTATGGGTTACATGTATTGTTTGCACGTGGCTTACTATTTGTCGCACTGTGCCGTGGCTGGAGCAAGGACTGGGGATACTGGAATTTGACAGGCAGTACAAAGACGTGTTGCTTGACATGTCTTCCCCAACAAGG aAAATTCCCTCCCTCCTGGCGTTGTTTTCCATAACAGCTGGATCTCTTCAATACGGTATGATGCAGAAAGATCAGGCCACACATCTTGCCATTGGGTTAGAAGCCAACGAGGCATTTAGAGTGGTCTTGCACGTGGTTAGGTTTGTCAGTGGAGTCTACGTGTATTTTGCTTTGGCTTTGTTTTGGAGCATTCCTACGTGCATAATGTTGATGGCCGGATACTCGATGGCTGCATTCCAAG AAATCACTCAAACacgattgaaaaacaaaaagagcttTATCTCTTTAAAACACGCTGTTGGAAGTTACCAAGAAAGAGTTCAATTTGTCAAAGAGTCGTCGCGTGCTTGTATG GGTGTCTTAAGTCTTTTGATTGTGTTTACTGTGGTGTCTTTAGCTGTTAACGTGTACGTGTTTCTATTTATTCATCGGTCGTCCTACCTGTACATTATCCACGCCCTGTTACCGCTTACATTGGCGGCTTATCCTCTGCACACTGCCTCGTGGGTCACCAAGCAATACCACTG gCATTTGGTCGCCGTAGTACAGGCGTGGATCAATATCTCTGATTCAGAATCCGATTCAGACAGTGAGCTATCTGATCCGCTGGTCACAAACAACAACGGGCATGCTACAGTGCTTTTAACAACTGACCAAAATGACCAGCGGGCTTCTGAGGCAAATCTCCGAGCTAACACACCTGGTAAAACAACCTGCATAACTGTAAAGCCATGGAGGGAGGACAGAATTTACAAACTCCAGAACGTATTTAGCGGATCCGCCCGGTTCATTGGAAAGCTTCGACACAAAAAAGAGTTTCGACGGAAATTTCAGTTTGAGAAGTACATAATGTATTTGGAGAAGGTATCTCGAAGGGAAGGCTTTTCTATTGGAGTAGTCTTGATCACTTGGGAGTTGGTGTCGGCGCTCTTTTTCTTTCTAATCTCGCTGATAGCGCTGTTTATTCAGGAATCGATATTTGGAAAAGCCGAGAGCACTATTAAGATATAA
- the LOC136926425 gene encoding casein kinase I translates to MACSSSSGTRSEFIVGGKYRLVRKIGSGSFGDIYLAVTSNNSEEVAVKLESQKARHPQLLYESKLYKILQGGVGIPIVRWYGQEKDYNVLVMDLLGPSLEDLFNFCSRRFTMKTVLMLADQMISRVEYVHNKNFIHRDIKPDNFLMGVGRHCNKLYLIDFGLAKKYRDTRSKQHIPYREDKNLTGTARYASINAHLGIEQSRRDDMESLGYVLMYFNRSSLPWQGLKAATKKQKYEKISEKKMSTPVEVLCKGFPAEFAMYLNYCRGLRFEENPDYMYLRQLFRILFRTLNYQYDYIFDWTMLKQKAAQATAATSTGAGGVPGFTASKKPDHSHPTCHHSKSKGNMYDGLYEY, encoded by the coding sequence ATGGCTTGCAGCAGCAGTAGTGGTACAAGGTCTGAGTTCATAGTCGGAGGTAAATACCGCCTTGTTCGCAAGATTGGAAGCGGTTCTTTCGGGGATATTTACTTGGCAGTCACCTCGAATAATTCCGAGGAAGTCGCGGTGAAGCTCGAGTCTCAGAAAGCTCGCCATCCACAGCTTCTGTACGAATCAAAGCTGTACAAAATCCTTCAAGGTGGTGTTGGAATTCCTATAGTTCGATGGTATGGTCAAGAAAAAGACTACAATGTTTTGGTGATGGATCTTCTCGGGCCAAGCCTGGAAGATCTATTCAACTTTTGTTCGCGTCGCTTCACAATGAAAACAGTGCTGATGCTTGCAGACCAAATGATTAGTCGCGTCGAATATGTTCACAACAAGAACTTTATTCACCGAGATATCAAGCCCGATAATTTCTTGATGGGTGTAGGCAGGCACTGCAACAAATTGTATTTGATTGACTTTGGATTAGCGAAGAAATATCGTGACACAAGATCGAAACAACATATTCCTTACCGCGAGGACAAGAACCTCACAGGAACGGCTCGGTACGCAAGTATTAATGCCCATCTTGGCATCGAGCAGTCAAGGAGAGATGACATGGAGTCACTTGGCTATGTACTGATGTACTTTAATCGCAGCAGTCTTCCTTGGCAAGGTCTCAAAGCAGCGACGAAGAAGCAGAAGTACGAGAAAATTAGTGAGAAAAAGATGTCCACCCCAGTGGAGGTCCTTTGCAAAGGATTCCCAGCCGAGTTCGCCATGTATCTTAATTATTGTCGAGGGCTTCGCTTCGAGGAGAACCCCGATTACATGTATTTAAGGCAGTTGTTCAGGATTCTATTTCGGACATTAAACTACCAATACGATTATATTTTCGATTGGACAATGTTGAAACAGAAGGCAGCACAAGCAACCGCAGCAACATCCACTGGAGCGGGTGGAGTGCCTGGGTTTACTGCCAGTAAGAAACCTGATCATTCACATCCAACTTGCCACCATTCTAAATCCAAAGGAAATATGTACGATGGATTATACGAGTATTAG